In a single window of the Trypanosoma brucei brucei TREU927 chromosome 6, complete sequence genome:
- a CDS encoding mago nashi-like protein,putative — MQSCLHYVRYFAGHTGRYGNEFLEFDIRDDGTLKYGNNSRYRNENIIKKQARISPAVLEEIKRLIILSGILERDDECWPQPDRNGRQELEIHLGDTHISFVTNKITSLSEVESPDKPKGLDTFYYFVRDIKALVLALVSLHFKIKAW, encoded by the coding sequence ATGCAGTCTTGTCTTCACTATGTCCGATACTTTGCTGGCCACACGGGTCGTTATGGAAACGAGTTTCTGGAGTTTGACATACGAGATGACGGCACGTTGAAGTATGGAAATAACAGCCGTTACCGAAACGAGAATATCATCAAGAAGCAAGCGCGTATCTCACCTGCCGTTTTGGAGGAGATCAAACGTCTCATTATCCTCTCTGGAATTCTAGAACGCGACGATGAATGTTGGCCACAACCGGACCGGAACGGGCGACAAGAGCTCGAGATACACCTTGGAGACACCCACATTTCATTTGTAACCAACAAAATAACTTCTTTAAGTGAAGTTGAGAGCCCTGACAAACCCAAGGGACTGGACACCTTCTACTATTTTGTGCGAGATATTAAAGCACTGGTACTTGCGCTTGTTTCGCTGCATTTTAAAATCAAGGCGTGGTAG
- a CDS encoding zinc finger-domain protein, putative: protein MRLVADLKLDTTRVIPSHYVFATITALDSTVLHFASLFFLLLLLSFCSLAIAMSFTANSGNSPMSQMSPLSQPYTSPQMLPQSSLRPTAPPFTLSGTEDQPTAGAPIRKGGTDPTRYKTTICRNWEMGSCSFKGCTFAHGEEELRMPPRVERYKSSGFDTRRSLTAETPPLYPLNPLPHSGVGRIEHLLNMLYSEVLRERNRFVAHEEANQALEALLKKEQMQREETEVQLEAARWKLEQLRTTVHEASVEINTLLASSPANEELRDRVAMVTQKIASVFSSEDTAVGGGREDEERVMKLLSSLQNCQSTEDM, encoded by the coding sequence ATGCGACTTGTTGCGGATCTGAAATTGGATACGACCCGCGTCATACCATCACACTATGTGTTTGCTACCATCACGGCTTTGGACTCCACTGTTCTTCATTTcgcctctttgttttttctgttgctgttattGTCTTTTTGCAGCTTAGCGATAGCGATGTCATTTACGGCTAACTCTGGCAACTCGCCAATGTCGCAGATGAGTCCCCTCTCGCAGCCGTACACTTCACCTCAGATGCTCCCCCAGTCGTCGCTCCGTCCTACCGCACCACCATTTACACTCTCCGGCACGGAGGACCAACCCACTGCTGGCGCTCCCATTCGGAAGGGAGGCACAGACCCTACGAGGTACAAAACAACGATATGCCGCAATTGGGAAATGGGTTCGTGTTCGTTTAAAGGTTGTACATTTGCTCACGGTGAGGAGGAGCTGCGAATGCCACCTCGGGTGGAACGCTACAAGAGCTCAGGTTTTGATACGCGGCGTTCCTTGACCGCAGAAACTCCGCCGCTGTATCCATTGAATCCCTTGCCACACAGCGGCGTGGGCCGGATCGAGCATTTACTCAACATGTTGTACTCAGAGGTACTTCGGGAGCGAAACCGCTTTGTTGCACACGAGGAAGCGAATCAGGCGCTCGAGGCCCTGCTCAAGAAGGAGCAAATGCAGCGTGAAGAAACCGAAGTTCAGTTGGAAGCTGCAAGATGGAAGCTGGAGCAACTGAGGACTACGGTGCACGAAGCTAGTGTCGAAATCAACACCCTTCTTGCCTCCTCCCCTGCCAATGAGGAATTGCGCGACCGAGTTGCTATGGTGACGCAGAAGATTGCCAGCGTTTTCTCTTCTGAAGACACTGCTGTAGGTGGAGGTCgtgaggatgaagaaagaGTTATGAAACTGCTTAGTTCATTGCAAAACTGTCAGAGCACGGAAGACATGTGA
- a CDS encoding serine/arginine-rich protein specific kinase SRPK, putative, which yields MPRPDRRAKYGRRAQNKITTGGGGAKRKSKPIAPHVEKDGIDINALLEEIERNDSPAEEKVPKETTKKSRRRRKAEKVEGLAVKPGTTVAQARMLASKMQQRHSASTNGPSQPAHQRSEEDEDEDDDDEEQDGSGEDYSDIANERPSEYRKGGYHPVVVGEVYNQRYRVVRKLGWGYFSTVWLVWDYVEKVFQAMKVQKSAKHYTEAAYDEIKLLGEIMTADPEKVRRCARLNDHFEQQGPNGKHVCMVFDVYGEDLLSLIERYKYHGVPLPIVKCISRQILIGLEHVHSLDIIHTDLKPENVLLSAPKHAIVSQMKRFKPPPLHDRPSLVKRDPKTMTKSQRRRYYKKLRAAGKGKDSAEGNEEQNDDEDIAREVHVDPNEAAPQQSEKEPLSETDSEWEVERLHHVVLADFGNSCWTYRQFTDEVQTRQYRSPEVILGYPYSTSIDLWSAACMIFELITGEFLFDPRKGSDYSRDEDHLALISELLGVLPVSMRLGDGKYRAQYYNSRGELRSIKDLNFWGLEDVLYRKHKFTRKKAKEIAEFLLPMLELEPHNRATATDMLNNFQHFFEVQEDDYAPLCFVPSSDDHRGGERSSGNMEESEFSDTFEETDDYDRSRRLDRTYDAMEDSLSRQDEETARYLAGHSLLNEASLAKRGLTILDIQAVLSGQQLEDEERQAAATEIIRLLSEEADDSSDGHCADREDGDSNSSVDESDSSCTND from the coding sequence ATGCCCCGACCCGACAGAAGAGCAAAATATGGGAGGAGAgcgcaaaataaaataacaacgGGGGGTGGCGGTGCAAAGAGAAAGTCGAAACCCATAGCGCCACACGTTGAAAAAGATGGTATTGACATTAATGCACTGTTGGAGGAAATCGAGCGTAACGACTCGCCGGCCGAGGAGAAGGTGCCCAAAGAGACCACGAAAAAATCGCGGAGGAGGCGCAAAGCCGAAAAAGTAGAAGGTCTTGCGGTAAAACCCGGAACCACAGTCGCGCAAGCCCGAATGCTAGCAAGTAAAATGCAGCAAAGGCACTCCGCTTCCACGAATGGGCCCAGTCAGCCTGCCCATCAGAGATCAGAAGAGGACGAAGATGAGGACGACGATGATGAGGAACAGGACGGTAGCGGTGAGGACTACAGCGATATAGCAAATGAGCGACCGAGTGAATATCGTAAGGGAGGCTACCACCCAGTCGTGGTGGGCGAAGTTTACAATCAACGCTATCGAGTTGTGCGTAAACTCGGATGGGGTTACTTCTCCACTGTGTGGCTCGTTTGGGATTATGTGGAGAAAGTGTTTCAAGCTATGAAGGTGCAGAAGTCGGCCAAGCACTACACAGAAGCGGCGTATGACGAGATCAAACTACTCGGAGAGATCATGACTGCAGATCCAGAAAAAGTCCGTCGGTGTGCGCGGTTAAATGATCACTTTGAGCAGCAGGGGCCGAACGGAAAGCACGTTTGCATGGTGTTCGACGTCTATGGGGAGGATCTACTTTCATTGATCGAACGCTATAAGTACCATGGTGTCCCGCTGCCGATAGTTAAGTGTATTTCCAGACAAATCCTCATAGGGTTGGAACATGTGCATTCTTTGGATATCATTCATACGGATCTAAAACCAGAGAACGTGCTACTCTCGGCACCAAAACACGCCATCGTATCCCAAATGAAACGTTTTAAGCCTCCTCCGCTCCACGACCGACCGTCTTTGGTGAAACGCGACCCCAAAACAATGACCAAGTCTCAACGCCGTCGCTACTACAAAAAACTTCGCGCTGCGGGAAAGGGTAAGGACAGTGCCGAGGGGAATGAAGAGCagaatgatgatgaggacATTGCAAGGGAGGTCCACGTCGACCCTAACGAGGCTGCACCGCAACAAAGTGAGAAAGAACCGTTGAGCGAAACGGATTCTGAGTGGGAAGTTGAACGCCTTCATCATGTAGTGCTGGCGGATTTTGGTAATAGCTGCTGGACGTACAGACAGTTTACGGATGAAGTTCAAACTCGTCAATACCGTTCCCCAGAAGTCATATTGGGTTATCCTTACTCCACCTCAATTGATTTGTGGTCTGCCGCCTGTATGATCTTCGAGCTGATCACGGGTGAGTTTCTGTTTGACCCACGAAAGGGATCTGACTATTCCCGTGATGAAGATCATTTAGCTTTGATCTCTGAGTTACTTGGAGTACTACCGGTAAGTATGCGGCTAGGTGATGGGAAGTACCGCGCTCAGTACTACAACTCACGGGGTGAACTTCGTAGCATAAAGGATCTTAATTTCTGGGGCTTGGAGGATGTTCTCTACCGAAAACACAAGTTCACACGCaaaaaagcgaaagaaaTAGCGGAGTTCCTTTTACCAATGCTCGAATTGGAACCTCATAATCGAGCAACAGCCACCGATATGCTTAATAATTTTCAGCACTTTTTTGAGGTACAAGAGGATGATTACGCACCACTTTGCTTCGTACCTTCTTCGGATGATCACCGTGGTGGGGAGCGGAGCTCAGGAAATATGGAGGAGTCAGAGTTCAGCGATACCTTTGAAGAAACCGATGACTACGATCGCTCCCGAAGACTCGACAGAACGTATGATGCAATGGAAGATTCTCTGAGCAGGCAGGACGAGGAGACTGCACGGTATTTGGCTGGTCATTCCCTGCTCAACGAGGCATCCTTGGCAAAACGTGGGTTAACAATTTTAGATATTCAAGCCGTTCTATCCGGGCAACAActggaggatgaggaaaggCAAGCTGCTGCCACTGAAATTATTCGTCTTCTCTCAGAGGAAGCGGATGACAGCAGCGATGGACACTGCGCAGACAGGGAAGACGGGGATTCAAACTCATCTGTAGATGAATCTGACAGCAGCTGCACTAATGACTAA
- a CDS encoding 40S ribosomal protein S14 (identical to SP:P19800: 40S ribosomal protein S14. {Trypanosoma brucei brucei} (PMID:2188114)): protein MSKKQEVKYYGSSAGKDQLVYGVVHIYASFNDTFVHVTDMSGRETFCKVTGGMKVKADRDESSPYAAMMAAQDVVARCKECGINALHVKMRATGGVGTKSPGPGAQAALRALARAGMKIGRIEDVTPVPTDSTRRKGSRRGRRL from the coding sequence ATGTCCAAGAAACAAGAGGTGAAGTACTACGGCTCCAGCGCGGGGAAGGACCAGCTGGTTTATGGCGTTGTGCACATCTATGCATCCTTCAACGACACCTTCGTTCATGTCACTGACATGTCTGGTCGTGAAACATTCTGCAAGGTGACAGGAGGTATGAAGGTAAAAGCAGATCGCGATGAAAGCTCACCATACGCTGCGATGATGGCTGCTCAGGATGTTGTTGCCCGTTGCAAGGAGTGCGGCATTAACGCTCTGCACGTGAAGATGCGCGCCACTGGTGGTGTTGGCACTAAAAGCCCCGGGCCTGGCGCTCAGGCCGCCCTCCGTGCACTCGCCCGTGCAGGCATGAAGATTGGCCGCATTGAAGACGTCACACCGGTGCCAACGGACTCCACTCGCCGCAAAGGTTCCCGTCGTGGCCGCCGCTTGTAG
- a CDS encoding ATP synthase, epsilon chain, putative, producing MFRTFGRRLVSCTLPLLQSAPHDLPEGFEFMEHKVVNKDIHAPHENLETLRLTLTRQDEFLLREEPVKCVTVTGTNGEYGIYPGHAYKIVQLNPSPLTVEYTDGTTKKYFVSGGFAHINNEGSCDVNTVECTLLDDLDLAIAEKELAAQQAALGSAKDDKAKSVVEIRISVIEAVIAALKHH from the coding sequence ATGTTTCGCACGTTCGGTCGGCGGCTTGTATCCTGCACGCTTCCCCTACTTCAATCGGCACCTCATGATCTGCCAGAGGGATTTGAGTTTATGGAGCACAAGGTTGTAAACAAGGACATTCATGCTCCGCATGAAAATCTTGAAACCCTCCGGTTAACTCTTACCCGCCAGGACGAATTCCTTTTGCGTGAAGAGCCCGTCAAGTGCGTAACTGTAACGGGAACCAACGGCGAATACGGTATCTATCCCGGGCACGCGTATAAAATTGTTCAGCTTAACCCCTCTCCTCTCACAGTGGAGTACACGGATGGGACCACAAAGAAGTACTTTGTTAGCGGTGGATTTGCGCACATAAACAATGAGGGATCGTGTGATGTCAACACTGTGGAATGCACTCTGCTGGATGATTTGGACCTTGCCATCGCTGAAAAGGAGCTTGCGGCACAACAGGCAGCGTTAGGGTCGGCGAAAGATGACAAGGCGAAGTCTGTTGTTGAAATTCGCATATCTGTCATTGaggctgttattgctgccctAAAACACCACTAG
- a CDS encoding cyclin 7, putative (identical to GP|26324282|:putative G1 cyclin CycE2 [Trypanosoma brucei](PMID:12665514)), whose protein sequence is MSERDKQRRSLERERMATVIFSYISHLMRTHEEETTVADEFIPSTKFFRTETLPNISLIHYVRRVVEHMNCSPEAYIFALAYIRRLFVAGFPLHTHSIYRLLLTAVVVATRVRDDFLFSKKYYSKVGGVTACDLNMMEIHFLADLLEYRVEVSPDEYRVLCNEITALLSSEVSKFDGNSSNPNNDTAAEGVASIQEPVGNSKPRWMSECCLYW, encoded by the coding sequence ATGTCGGAAAGGGACAAGCAGCGAAGGTCGCTGGAGCGGGAGCGCATGGCGACTGTCATTTTTTCGTATATTTCCCATTTGATGAGGACacatgaagaagaaacgacagTTGCTGATGAGTTCATTCCATCAACGAAGTTTTTTCGTACAGAAACTCTACCAAACATATCACTTATTCACTACGTCCGACGCGTTGTGGAACATATGAACTGCTCTCCAGAGGCGTACATATTTGCACTCGCGTACATTCGAAGGTTATTCGTTGCAGGTTTCCCGTTACACACTCATTCCATTTATCGCCTTCTTCTCACCGCCGTTGTCGTTGCGACGCGAGTTCGGGATGATTTTTTATTCTCCAAAAAATATTATTCAAAAGTGGGAGGCGTAACCGCTTGCGACCTCAACATGATGGAAATTCATTTTCTCGCTGATCTTCTTGAGTATCGAGTGGAGGTATCACCTGATGAGTATCGGGTTCTTTGCAATGAAATCACGGCGCTGCTGTCATCTGAAGTCTCAAAGTTTGACGGCAATTCATCAAACCCAAATAATGACACCGCTGCTGAGGGAGTTGCATCAATTCAAGAGCCGGTGGGAAACTCAAAGCCCCGTTGGATGTCGGAGTGTTGTTTATATTGGTAA
- a CDS encoding ribosomal protein L15, putative, which yields MGAFMYMNELWKKKSSDVMRFIQRVRAWEFRHQHTIVRLRRPTRPEKARMVGYKTKQGYVVFRVRVRRGGRKRPVHKGITYGKPNTAGVLGRKLNKNNRVVAEQRLGKKYGNLRVLNSYWVNADSTFLWYEVVAVDPMHRTIRRDPRINWIVNAVHKHREQRGLTSAGRKHRGLRQKGHKASKLRPSRRAAWRRNNRMVFLRKR from the coding sequence ATGGGGGCGTTCATGTACATGAATGAGCTATGGAAGAAGAAGTCTTCCGATGTGATGCGCTTCATCCAGCGTGTTCGTGCGTGGGAATTCCGTCACCAGCACACCATCGTACGTCTGCGTCGCCCCACACGTCCTGAAAAGGCCCGTATGGTTGGCTACAAAACCAAACAGGGTTATGTTGTGTTCCGCGTGCGTGTGCGACGTGGTGGACGCAAGCGCCCCGTACACAAGGGTATCACATACGGTAAACCCAACACTGCTGGTGTGCTCGGCAGGAAATTGAACAAGAACAACCGCGTTGTGGCCGAACAGCGTCTTGGAAAGAAGTACGGAAACCTGCGCGTGCTCAACTCCTATTGGGTAAATGCGGACTCGACATTCCTGTGGTATgaagtggtggcggtggaCCCGATGCACCGCACCATTCGCCGTGACCCGCGCATCAATTGGATCGTCAACGCTGTTCACAAGCACCGTGAGCAACGTGGTCTTACATCTGCGGGTCGCAAGCACCGTGGGCTACGGCAGAAGGGCCACAAGGCCTCCAAACTCCGCCCATCTCGCCGTGCAGCGTGGCGCCGCAACAACCGTATGGTGTTCCTCCGCAAGCGTTAG
- a CDS encoding V-type ATPase, C subunit, putative (similar to Vacuolar ATP synthase 21 kDa proteolipid subunit (EC 3.6.3.14)(HATPL). (Swiss-Prot:Q99437) [Homo sapiens]): MAVESDVLPPLTRLPPDEALSFIWKITRSILILVFVIFAVIPALCGTVYPPFSALWDVIAAISPYTWGSVGIGIGISLSIGGAAWGILTTASSLSGAAIRAPQIRSKNLISIIFCEAVAIYGVILSIIMMGKMEADGKAVDSSGIFTYRAAAAGFTLFAAGLAVGLGNMCCGIAVGVVGSSCAIADAHSSSLFVKILVIEIFASALGIFSVIVGILMAQKAVMV; this comes from the coding sequence ATGGCGGTTGAATCCGATGTGTTGCCTCCGCTAACGCGCCTCCCTCCTGATGAGGCCCTCAGTTTTATCTGGAAGATAACCCGATCAATTTTAATACttgtttttgtcattttcgcAGTGATCCCTGCATTATGTGGCACCGTGTACCCTCCTTTTTCAGCTTTGTGGGATGTCATAGCTGCGATATCTCCATACACGTGGGGTTCCGTGGGAATAGGTATCggtatttccctttccatcgGTGGTGCGGCATGGGGAATATTGACAACTGCTTCGTCTCTTAGCGGAGCGGCAATCCGTGCACCTCAGATACGGAGCAAGAATCTTATATCCATAATTTTTTGTGAAGCTGTTGCCATCTATGGTGTTATCTTATCCATTATTATGATGGGTAAGATGGAAGCAGATGGAAAAGCAGTGGACAGCAGTGGGATCTTCACTTATCGTGCAGCTGCAGCTGGTTTTACGCTTTTTGCAGCTGGTTTGGCAGTTGGTCTTGGGAATATGTGCTGCGGAattgctgttggtgttgtcgGGAGCAGTTGCGCCATTGCTGACGCTCATAGCAGCTCACTATTCGTGAAGATACTTGTAATTGAAATTTTTGCTTCAGCACTTGGTATATTCTCCGTTATTGTTGGTATTCTCATGGCCCAAAAGGCGGTGATGGTATAA
- a CDS encoding serine/threonine-protein kinase, putative: protein MSRDGRVHGRCSPVLELSSPHGYTPSLQERVSPTVAPTPCFRSEGCRSPAVQGFRPPPPIISVGQLIYPTDRDSPATPGLNTAIPSSPSPLAEARFGIASAGHIHRPSGIAPVARKLSTPCANPVAEAKPVARPSFSSDCGRIVEHRDPTTHEVISSYRCRMLLGAGGFAQVFEFEEVSTGISYACKVVERKNLARGGSSARFRMEVDIHSRMNHPNILRFIKSFQDEFYHYIILEQCSQESLMDLSKKRGAFNCQEIQYIMRQIVSAVEYMHNSMIIHRDLKLGNVLIDFEGNMKLGDFGFASEFTSPFEKKTTVCGTPNYLAPEVLACKSTGVGYGLEADIWSLGVLLYALAVGKPPFEAKDISATYHRIRKVDYSFPEGISIPEPCKDLIQWMLQGDPQKRPVPVQILAHSFLCLPLPPRTAPKSLVPVDGQVGGSRSERCGSRRISPPPVQAPATRCSSGVDGRADRFALTQNRMGPTDCEDRAVLQEAAGVERCGDEAASATAGGTLTTEKRNTIKPPPPTAMLQSCVSCSKYGFGFLTLQNGCRYPEAFLNDKTKLVFDRNTDTVLYYDRSRLQAVTRESRNHSPLLSEDLAKRGFCDELVVFRNASRTLVRRSENKDDGDRMEAAAAKKLAIIKFFLPCLECGTRDKRMTVLTCALRGWSPSWGTELFAPCRTGGERPDVVYVKDAVAGTLHELTNEHQDVDMTLLAARMSDYSFHVSMRCDAAQQSLHRPIYDGGEANVTEQQWSFDVLVYSGFHALMAFEDRGTRFAMSFEDLRNHTEATMGGKVYFAAGSTVCSKHITIPTPTLQAIGVLLRRVRCCANIVECF, encoded by the coding sequence ATGTCGCGCGATGGGCGAGTTCATGGAAGATGCTCGCCTGTGCTTGAGCTTTCATCTCCCCACGGGTATACTCCTTCGCTTCAGGAACGGGTATCACCAACGGTTGCTCCAACCCCGTGTTTCCGCAGCGAGGGGTGCCGATCCCCAGCAGTTCAGGGATTCAGACCACCTCCTCCGATTATTAGTGTGGGGCAACTAATTTATCCGACAGACCGCGACTCGCCCGCGACTCCTGGACTAAACACTGCCATTCCCTCCTCTCCATCACCATTGGCTGAAGCACGTTTTGGGATTGCGAGCGCAGGGCACATCCACCGGCCCTCCGGTATCGCTCCCGTGGCGCGTAAACTATCGACACCGTGTGCAAACCCTGTTGCCGAGGCAAAGCCAGTGGCGCGGCCCTCGTTTAGTAGTGATTGTGGTCGCATCGTGGAGCACCGCGACCCAACAACACATGAGGTTATCTCAAGTTATCGCTGTCGCATGCTGCTGGGCGCAGGTGGTTTCGCACAGGTGTTTGAATTTGAAGAGGTGTCTACAGGTATCAGTTACGCTTGCAAGGTGGTGGAAAGGAAGAACCTAGCGCGTGGCGGGTCTTCGGCGAGATTTCGCATGGAGGTCGATATACACAGCAGGATGAATCACCCTAATATACTTCGCTTCATAAAGTCATTTCAAGATGAATTTTACCATTATATAATACTTGAACAATGCAGCCAGGAGAGTTTAATGGATCTTTCAAAGAAGCGCGGTGCTTTCAACTGTCAGGAGATACAGTACATCATGCGACAGATTGTGTCTGCGGTAGAGTATATGCACAACAGCATGATTATTCACAGGGACCTGAAGTTGGGGAACGTCTTGATTGACTTCGAAGGGAATATGAAGCTCGGGGACTTTGGCTTTGCTAGCGAGTTCACTTCGCCgtttgaaaagaaaacaacggtGTGTGGAACGCCAAACTATTTGGCTCCGGAAGTTCTTGCATGCAAATCAACTGGTGTGGGATATGGGTTGGAAGCGGATATCTGGAGCTTAGGGGTGCTTCTTTATGCCCTTGCCGTTGGGAAGCCGCCGTTTGAAGCAAAAGATATCAGCGCCACGTATCACAGAATTCGAAAAGTGGATTACTCTTTTCCGGAAGGTATATCGATTCCGGAACCTTGCAAAGACCTTATTCAGTGGATGCTCCAGGGCGACCCGCAGAAGCGACCGGTTCCGGTGCAAATATTGGCGCACAGTTTTCTGTGTTTGCCTCTTCCGCCACGCACAGCGCCAAAGTCTCTTGTGCCTGTTGACGGACAGGTGGGGGGGTCCCGAAGTGAAAGGTGTGGATCTCGTCGGATCTCGCCTCCACCCGTGCAGGCACCTGCAACCCGCTGCAGTAGTGGGGTCGACGGGCGTGCGGACCGCTTCGCCTTGACGCAAAACCGTATGGGTCCAACCGACTGCGAGGATCGGGCAGTGCTCCAAGAGGCTGCGGGAGTAGAGAGGTGTGGGGACGAAGCTGCGTCTGCAACTGCAGGTGGCACATTGACCACTGAGAAAAGGAACACAATTAAGCCTCCACCGCCTACTGCAATGCTTCAGAGTTGCGTGTCTTGTAGCAAGTACGGGTTTGGGTTTCTTACCCTTCAGAATGGCTGCCGGTATCCGGAGGCTTTCCTGAATGATAAAACCAAATTGGTTTTCGATCGCAACACGGATACTGTACTCTATTACGACCGGTCGCGGCTTCAGGCAGTGACGAGAGAGTCCAGGAACCATAGTCCACTCCTCAGCGAAGATTTGGCCAAAAGGGGGTTCTGTGACGAATTGGTTGTTTTTCGCAACGCTTCCCGCACTCTGGTGCGTCGGAGTGAAAACAAGGACGACGGCGACCGCATGgaggctgcagcagcaaagaaactTGCCATAATAAAGTTTTTTCTACCATGTCTAGAGTGCGGCACAAGGGACAAGCGAATGACGGTCCTAACGTGTGCCCTTAGGGGCTGGTCCCCTTCTTGGGGGACGGAACTGTTTGCTCCTTGTCGAACGGGTGGCGAGCGACCTGACGTCGTTTACGTAAAGGACGCAGTTGCTGGGACCCTACATGAGCTAACTAATGAGCATCAGGATGTTGACATGACACTTCTCGCTGCTCGCATGTCCGACTACTCCTTTCACGTTTCCATGCGTTGTGATGCGGCCCAACAATCCCTACACCGTCCTATATATGATGGCGGGGAAGCTAATGTCACGGAGCAACAATGGAGTTTTGATGTTTTGGTGTACTCCGGTTTCCATGCGCTTATGGCATTCGAGGATAGAGGTACACGCTTCGCTATGTCCTTTGAGGATCTACGAAATCACACAGAGGCAACGATGGGTGGGAAGGTGTACTTTGCCGCTGGGTCTACAGTTTGCAGCAAGCACATAACGataccaacaccaacactacAGGCAATAGGTGTGCTACTCCGAAGAGTTCGCTGCTGTGCAAATATTGTGGAGTGCTTTTAA